Sequence from the Undibacterium piscinae genome:
CCGAAGCGCAAGACTGGGCATCCATGTTGCTGCGCCAGTATCTGCGCTATTGCGAGCGCAAGGGTTTCAAGGTCGAGATCATGGAGCAGTCTGATGGCGAAGTCGCGGGTATCAAAACCGCTACGCTAAAGGTTGAAGGAGAATACGCCTATGGTTTCCTGCGCACTGAAACCGGCGTACATCGCCTGGTGCGCAAGTCACCGTTCGATTCCGCCAATGGTCGTCATACCTCGTTTTCCAGTCTTTTTGTGTATCCTGAAGTCGATGAGTCGTTTGAAATTGATATCAACCCAGCCGATGTACGGGTCGATACCTATCGCGCCTCGGGTGCCGGTGGTCAGCATATTAATAAAACCGATTCAGCGGTGCGTTTAACTCATGGTCCCTCCGGCATCGTCGTGCAATGCCAGAATGACCGTAGTCAGCATCGCAACCGCGCCGAAGCCTGGGAAATGTTGAAAGCCAAATTATTCGAGCTCGAATTGCGTAAGCGTATGAGCGAGAAGCAAAATCTGGAAGACACCAAGACCGATGTAGGCTGGGGTCACCAGATCCGTTCTTATGTGCTGGATCAATCCCGCATTAAAGACTTGCGCACCAACTTTGAGATGGGCAATACCAAGGCCGTGCTCGATGGCGACCTCGATGATTTTATTGCGGCTTCACTCAAGCAAGGCGTGTAATTCAACAGTACACGGAGAGCGCCAACCACGCTCTCCTCTGCAATCACGGTGCGCACCTTTGCACCCACAATAAAGAGCAATCTTATGTCAGAACAACATATCGCAGCCTCAGAGTTGCCGCAAGACGAAAATTCCATCATCGCCGAACGTCGCGCCAAATTGGCGGCGATCCGTGCGCAAGGCGTAGCGTTCCCGAATGACTTCCGCCCCCAGCATAAAGCTGCGGCATTGCAAGAGCAATACGGCTCGCATACGCGTGAAGAACTGGAAGCCATGAACGTAGAAGTGGTGATTGCCGGTCGTATGATGCTTAAGCGTGAAGCGGGTAAAAAAGCGGCATTCGCCACTTTGCAGGACGCCTCAGGCCTGAAGGCCGATGGCCGTGTCCAACTCTACATCACCAGCGACAAGACCGGCGAAGCCGAAATGGAAGCGTTCCGCCACTACGATCTGGGCGATATTCTCGGTATCGTCGGCGTACTGTTTAAGACCAAGACTGATGAGTTGACGGTAAAAGTCACTACACTGCGTTTGCTGACTAAATCCTTGCGCCCTTTACCAGACAAGTTCCATGGCCTGTCCAATCAGGAAACCAAATATCGCCAGC
This genomic interval carries:
- the prfB gene encoding peptide chain release factor 2 (programmed frameshift) is translated as MEAERLNSLSNLLADLTVREAELRRYLDFDVKSEKLEQVNAELEDPKVWEEPKRAQELGKEKKSLEAIVNTLTKIDTDLKDANDLFAMAREEADEDTLEAIEVDAQTLKGLVEGMEFRRMFNNPMDPNNCFIDIQAGAGGTEAQDWASMLLRQYLRYCERKGFKVEIMEQSDGEVAGIKTATLKVEGEYAYGFLRTETGVHRLVRKSPFDSANGRHTSFSSLFVYPEVDESFEIDINPADVRVDTYRASGAGGQHINKTDSAVRLTHGPSGIVVQCQNDRSQHRNRAEAWEMLKAKLFELELRKRMSEKQNLEDTKTDVGWGHQIRSYVLDQSRIKDLRTNFEMGNTKAVLDGDLDDFIAASLKQGV